ATCACGGATATTCACAATTAAGAAAACACGTGTTAATTAAGCATGAGCGAATGAAGTTGTAGATGTTGAAATTTGAAGGGATATCAAAAACGTAACAAATTTTCGAGCATCAGCATACGTCCAATCTTCGATTTCTTCCTATTTTTGAATTAAAGGTAATTTTCAGCTAATCAAGAgcgttttatagatttttttaaaattagtcgTAATATCTTTAGAAGCAGAGACAAGCTCAAAATTAATCTATAATTGGAGTCAGCGTATATAATTtgatttgtattataataaagatCTAGATGATATTAGATTTCAAGGACATGCATTTTTGCTTAATTTAATTTGAATAACAGTAGtacaaatacattttgtgtaataatattttactaaacaaatGGAAATTTGATACCTAaggaaatgtttattaatttcattgCACCATAATCTTAATGTTAGCAAAGAAAAAATGTGCTTTTTCGATATTGAAATAAGTGAATAATTTACGTTATCAAATGGTCCTGATCTGTGTGTGCTATCTCTACAGTaaattgtcattattttatatatatgaaaacagaatGCTTTTAGCACATAACTTTTTCAACTAACTAATTCAACAATTTATCATTTGTTACGATAATTATCAATTATTCTCTAGTTTCtggttttcattaatataattccgaagttttcttgttttgtatattattatacaagttaGAAATCATAAACAGTTGGAATGAGAAAATCGAGCAGATAATACTTTTAGAAACCTACATATACACTCCTTGTAGTTCAGACCATCAGTTTATTCACCGAGTTTATactttttagtttataaattttaaacgtaccgtaaatgttaataaatatttctactgaTAATCGATGTGAAAAGTTGAGAGTCGTACACATTTGAAGTGAACGTTGTCTTACATTAGATTTGGATTTCTTTATCAGATTGAATCATGGCTCAATGGCGAGAAGAAATCTTAAAAGGACTTTCTTCAGTACGGAGGGAAGGAATTCCAGGAACGATCGTTGTGTGGGGAGATAATGCGGAACCCATTTTAACTGGGCAGAAAGAGAAAGATATATTAATAGCTGCAGCAGAATACGGAAAGGGACGGATCGTTCTCTTTACCCACACGTCCTATGGAAATGCATTTGAGTTCAATCAGAGTTGGTTTTCCCACCTCAGAGGTAATGTAATTAACTGGTTGGTTAAAGGTCAGAATCCACAGAATGTAAAGCTTATACGAGTGAAAGGCGGGACCACATTTCCACTTTTGAAAGTTAACGAAAACATCGCTGTTGTGCATTCATCAGGACGAGCCGAAACCCCGACTTTTTTCCAAAAAGtggaaaactttgttttatctggGGGAGCTCTATTTATTGCTGAAACTCCTTGGGGATTAATGCAAATAACTGGAATGACAACAGATTCTATTCCACATTACCAGTTTCTAAAAAAAGTTGGACTTTGCTTCACTAATGATTATTTCTCAGGTGACGAGCAGGTTAAAGTTCAAGGTAATTTGGCACCAAATGCACACCTTGGAAGACTTATGCGGCAGGCTCAAGAGAGCCAACAGAAATTACAGCAAGAGGCTAGCAAGATTACATCGATGATTACTCTCATACCCAAAGACCTTCTGACTTCTGTCAGCAGCTTTCAAGATTTTTTTGCCAAATGTGAACAACATATTAAGCAAAGCCCTTTACCTTCACCAAAAACTCCTATATCTTCAAGGTCTGCTAAAGATATGTTGATATTGTATGACTTACTTCTGAGGGTGAAAGGTGGAAAGGCTTCAGGAATTGAACACTTTCCAGGTGATTTTGAATCACCACCTTTCTTAACTCGAGCTACTATTTCCTTAACTTCTACTTTAAAGGATATCCATCCCACTGGTTACTACCTGCCTGCTGGACAGGAAATGACAGTAATTGTTAAAACCTCCGATGTTCAAGGATGGAAACTGCGTATTGGGTGTCATAGCGATAACTTAACTTTCATTAACGAGGCATGGAGGCGCTGGCCATCTATAATGGTCGAACAAGCTCTTGAACAGGGTGAAACAACGATTTCAAGTCCTTATGGAGGTCTTATATACTTTGAAAGCCCAGATGGAAAAAAATCTCTAAACGTTGAGTTGGATTCGGTAGTACAGTCTCCCATATTTGATATCAAAAATCCAGAAGCCAATTCACTTTGGCAACATCACAGATTTGCACCAGGACTTTGGGCAGACATTATAGGAGAATATGTAATTGTGACACTACCATCTTCGGCTATTCGAAAACTTGACAATCTTACAGACGCAATGACATTTTGGGATCAGGTGTTAAGAGCTTACCATTACCTTCGTGGGACAGATATTACACTACATCGTCGTCAGTGGGCGGTTCCTGACGAGCAACCATCAGCAGGTTACATGCATGCAGGCTATCCTGTTGTTACTCACATGGACGTTGCAGATCCCAACACAGAATATTTTGTGCTCAACATAAAAACTAACAGGTCTAAGGGAAGCTGGGGATTTTTCCACGAATTTGGTCACAACATGCAAAGAGGAGAATGGACCTTTGAAGGTACAGGGGAGGTAACGTGTAACATTTTCACCTTGTATGCTATGGACGTAGTATGTAACGTGCCCATATGGATTCACGAATGGCTTAAAGATCAGTTAGGATATATAAAAAGATATCTCCTTGCAGGCGCAAATTTCAAC
Above is a genomic segment from Tachypleus tridentatus isolate NWPU-2018 chromosome 11, ASM421037v1, whole genome shotgun sequence containing:
- the LOC143232676 gene encoding TRPM8 channel-associated factor homolog; translated protein: MAQWREEILKGLSSVRREGIPGTIVVWGDNAEPILTGQKEKDILIAAAEYGKGRIVLFTHTSYGNAFEFNQSWFSHLRGNVINWLVKGQNPQNVKLIRVKGGTTFPLLKVNENIAVVHSSGRAETPTFFQKVENFVLSGGALFIAETPWGLMQITGMTTDSIPHYQFLKKVGLCFTNDYFSGDEQVKVQGNLAPNAHLGRLMRQAQESQQKLQQEASKITSMITLIPKDLLTSVSSFQDFFAKCEQHIKQSPLPSPKTPISSRSAKDMLILYDLLLRVKGGKASGIEHFPGDFESPPFLTRATISLTSTLKDIHPTGYYLPAGQEMTVIVKTSDVQGWKLRIGCHSDNLTFINEAWRRWPSIMVEQALEQGETTISSPYGGLIYFESPDGKKSLNVELDSVVQSPIFDIKNPEANSLWQHHRFAPGLWADIIGEYVIVTLPSSAIRKLDNLTDAMTFWDQVLRAYHYLRGTDITLHRRQWAVPDEQPSAGYMHAGYPVVTHMDVADPNTEYFVLNIKTNRSKGSWGFFHEFGHNMQRGEWTFEGTGEVTCNIFTLYAMDVVCNVPIWIHEWLKDQLGYIKRYLLAGANFNTWKEKAGVALGIYAQLAHCFGWDPYKNVFRKYETDTGSKPTSNEDKIDLWYTRFSNAVNYNLSPLFEFWGFPLSASAKQSVSSLQPFICKDEMTSFAPDRFNKITSNYPNIFIMTFEIPNVYDSETPRKYNGPRCLEA